In [Leptolyngbya] sp. PCC 7376, a genomic segment contains:
- a CDS encoding MarR family winged helix-turn-helix transcriptional regulator, giving the protein MHTKEGEVFTQIVLEIFRLNGLLLAEGDRITEPFGLSSARWKVLGAVAMSKMPLTVAQIAKEMGQTRQSVQRIADRMVEGRFFTWAENPAHKRAKLLQLSAFGRQVYQKLDSAQAPWANAAVKQLDLTELEHTLGVLHELVKHFEK; this is encoded by the coding sequence ATGCACACAAAAGAAGGCGAAGTGTTTACGCAAATCGTTCTTGAAATATTTAGGCTCAACGGTCTGCTCTTGGCTGAAGGTGATCGAATTACTGAACCATTTGGGCTATCGAGTGCCCGTTGGAAAGTCCTAGGCGCCGTTGCGATGTCGAAAATGCCATTGACAGTCGCGCAAATCGCCAAGGAAATGGGTCAAACCAGACAGAGTGTGCAGCGAATCGCAGACCGAATGGTGGAAGGTCGTTTCTTTACCTGGGCGGAAAATCCAGCGCATAAGAGGGCAAAGTTGCTGCAGTTATCAGCATTCGGGCGACAGGTATACCAAAAGCTAGATTCCGCTCAAGCACCGTGGGCTAACGCTGCGGTTAAGCAGCTTGACTTAACTGAACTGGAACATACGTTGGGTGTCCTTCATGAGTTGGTGAAACATTTTGAAAAATAA
- a CDS encoding S1 RNA-binding domain-containing protein — MTSDNPSIAFSMDDFADALGEHEYHFEQGQTVKGKVVEQTSDGVFIDIKGKSPGFVPTGEALLAGETDLQEVLPMGEEREFLIIREQNADGQVTLSRRKLEEKRIWEELAQAAESGSSVQIRITGSNRGGVTGDVKGLRGFVPNSHLVDKNVEALMGQVLTVNFLELDQERRKLVLSQRHAAQVEIMRKLSIGALVTGKIANIKPYGVFVELDGMTGLLHRSQISDKQVPQLEDLFQVGQEVRVLITDVEESSKRISLSLKALEKFPGEVIEQFDELQADADGRVESALKKLNIVV; from the coding sequence ATGACTTCAGATAATCCTTCAATTGCTTTCTCAATGGACGATTTCGCAGATGCCCTCGGTGAGCATGAATATCACTTCGAGCAAGGGCAAACTGTTAAAGGGAAAGTAGTTGAGCAAACTTCAGACGGCGTATTTATTGACATTAAAGGGAAATCTCCTGGCTTTGTCCCCACTGGAGAAGCACTCCTTGCTGGAGAAACGGATCTTCAAGAAGTTTTGCCTATGGGTGAAGAAAGAGAATTTTTGATTATTCGTGAACAAAACGCTGATGGTCAGGTTACTCTCTCCCGCCGTAAGCTCGAAGAAAAACGTATTTGGGAAGAGTTAGCACAGGCCGCTGAATCTGGAAGCTCTGTGCAAATTAGGATTACCGGCAGTAACCGTGGTGGCGTCACTGGCGATGTGAAAGGATTACGAGGTTTTGTGCCAAACTCTCACCTCGTGGATAAAAATGTTGAAGCGCTGATGGGTCAGGTGCTGACCGTCAATTTTCTTGAGCTTGATCAAGAACGACGTAAATTAGTGCTTTCTCAACGCCATGCTGCCCAAGTAGAAATTATGCGGAAGCTGTCGATTGGGGCATTGGTCACAGGTAAGATTGCCAACATTAAGCCTTACGGTGTGTTTGTCGAACTAGATGGCATGACTGGATTACTACACCGTAGTCAAATCAGTGATAAGCAGGTCCCTCAGCTTGAGGACTTGTTTCAGGTTGGTCAGGAAGTTCGCGTTCTCATTACTGATGTTGAGGAGAGTTCGAAGCGTATTTCTCTTTCTCTCAAGGCTCTCGAAAAATTCCCTGGTGAGGTAATTGAGCAGTTTGATGAGCTACAGGCTGATGCTGATGGACGGGTTGAGTCTGCTCTGAAAAAGCTCAACATTGTCGTCTAA
- a CDS encoding methyltransferase domain-containing protein: MSKSVEQSSFWETKYSTAEYRWDLGQPTPPLVAFFEGTITPSSGKIVVLGCGRGHDAVFLADQGLAVTAVDFAPSAIAATEELAQEKEVSLTTLEQDIFNLEKTHKGYFDYLFEHTCFCAIAPECCEHHVIFQNVSPTHEGHPTYVPVQLSQAA; this comes from the coding sequence ATGTCTAAGTCAGTTGAACAGTCATCTTTTTGGGAAACAAAATATAGCACAGCAGAATATCGTTGGGATCTAGGTCAGCCGACACCGCCTTTGGTTGCTTTTTTTGAAGGAACGATCACCCCTTCATCGGGAAAGATTGTTGTTTTGGGATGTGGGAGAGGTCATGATGCAGTTTTTCTGGCCGATCAAGGTCTTGCGGTAACAGCGGTAGATTTCGCACCATCGGCGATCGCCGCAACAGAAGAACTTGCACAAGAGAAAGAAGTCTCCTTAACAACTTTAGAGCAGGACATCTTTAATTTAGAAAAAACTCACAAAGGTTATTTTGATTATTTATTCGAACATACGTGTTTCTGTGCAATCGCCCCGGAATGCTGTGAACATCATGTTATTTTTCAAAATGTTTCACCAACTCATGAAGGACACCCAACGTATGTTCCAGTTCAGTTAAGTCAAGCTGCTTAA
- a CDS encoding alpha-2-macroglobulin: MGFRRRIWKYVLLFVMTVSLIVTGLAGCQNTTSVNQVQVTDKPIVFPHVDSLPTPELPDWIESISPKGATESLAQIRVLFKHPLIPVERIDTPQQKEILKKFQVIPPIPGQFRFLTPKMIGFQADQPLPKATRFQVTMQAGLADLEAHELTQDVKWTFETEQIKLSGLPGTPNQLDDSSAPLDLQVESRLTSNIPLDLDIAGDRLLFVNDDDESQVVASTLNLETSDEVTQGQFQPDQEQWHYLVKPKKSLNKASHYRFEAQPGLRPLQGNLPLDKAITSHFQTYEPLRYERMEFYGEPGAGKAFGRFEQGSPYLYFNNGINADSAIANISISPKPVKDDDLFLRAYNGSHSVEINPWVLEPATEYTVALGKNLEDEFGQTLGTAKEIKFNTGNVAGDIWAQQSFHIFPAGTDLSLDVETINLPDQSFDIGYRTVQPTDLVYAENPYPAGNSTDLAPAKSTWKSQPVEQTKNTLIKTPIPIREKLGKDTGMLAYGVKAKANQYLQDGKQQWRSPEFYGMVQLTNLGVFAQWFPESGIVRVHHLDTGKAVANAEIQIYQSKLESKTRGNPSACATGKTDADGNLILSGGEWQRCLRGQEYGPKLLVVAKENTDWAFVRTHEYSGGYGYGVYASWDTGETQSRGTIFSDRQLYQPGEKAYFTGVAYYLKNGKLRRDINQSYKVIVSDPEGKETTLDTYQTNKFGTFSVEWDVPENQDLGSYYLRAEASNGNSIYGNFRVAEFRPPNFKVDLGLSKKFVQMGDRLTAKTTGTYLFGAPVSNSKVNYFVTRMRGFYRPDAWDEFTFGRQWHWSESEPSIGSDVLQTEKKLDDAGQGSQEIQVDNDLPYPVTYRVEASVTDAANLSVSNTQVFTALPSDRLIGLSHDFVAAAEKPFNTRLLVTDPEGQPISGQTVKVELQKVNYSRVTQIIEGSRVNRPQVDYETVDTETVKSTLEPITFDLTSPDSGSYRIHALIKGQEEAAATDSFIWVSGGDWFSWGDRFDNNRIEVTLDKKNYGIGDTATALIQSPYQKAELYFSVIRHGVIYETKQTVSGAAPTVNFTVTSDMMPNAAVEAVLVRQGESLEEARKNGVDKLMKIGFTDFKTDLKTKELTVDVKPQQEKITPGAEQTLQLELKDQQGQAVAGQVTVMVVNDAILQLNGYRPPNLLDEVYRYQPITTRWADNRPNVSIAPLDKSEQKGWGYGGGASSALANTRTRTDFRAIAYYNGSVLTNAQGLAEVKFTLPDDLTTWRVLAVATDEQTRFGNAEADFIATQPLLTNPVLPQFARVGDRLEGGVLVTNTTGSKGKVQIQAEVNGAMEFAKGRKQRQTLKEDIGNNSEAFRISVVATKAGTATFKFTTQKGRDADAFEVPLEVKQLSVREQAITTGILTEDKAIIPLKIDGDMVRDQGGLTLTLASTLIPELTAPARQTFYNDDFPFLEPTASRLTIAANIAILKERYGQTFENFDIKTEAKQALEDLAQLQLPSGGFASFPGDETPDPYVNPYAAEAIALAEQAKLSVPADMVNRLQTYLDQTLANPTQFSVCESTSCKDTVRLGNLVALDQFKNVRGDFASDLYDAREEFDTVGKIKLARHLAKLPDWQTQAQAIATDVGELIYQTGRTAQINLPQRWYWYHSNTTAQAQALQLFVELSETPETVSQVLQGLLDQRRDGTWQTSYDNAQALTALTRYSNTESTPPNLDSTVKLDRKKLADFEFWGYTQPSATLNVPMEDLPKGDRQLIIKKEGDGKLHYLSEFEYRLTGNQPGKLNGMRITRNIRLANKTEVIRKYGLYDLKEPFTVGAGEVFDIGLEIITDHPVDHVLISDPLPAGFEAINTDFQTATTYYQPQQDSWQLDYQKIYKDKVIAYGDRLDAGVYNLHYLVRAVTPGNFDYPGAEVSLQYNPETFGRSTSSQLQVK; encoded by the coding sequence ATGGGTTTTCGTCGTCGTATTTGGAAATATGTCCTGCTTTTTGTGATGACGGTTTCCCTGATTGTGACAGGACTAGCGGGTTGCCAAAATACGACCTCGGTCAATCAGGTACAGGTGACCGATAAGCCTATTGTTTTCCCGCACGTAGACTCATTACCCACACCAGAATTACCGGACTGGATTGAGTCGATTAGTCCGAAGGGAGCCACGGAAAGTTTGGCCCAGATTCGAGTGCTCTTTAAGCATCCCCTCATCCCTGTTGAGCGCATTGATACGCCTCAACAAAAAGAAATTCTCAAAAAATTTCAGGTAATTCCGCCCATCCCTGGGCAATTTCGTTTTCTCACGCCCAAAATGATTGGGTTTCAAGCCGATCAGCCATTACCTAAAGCCACTCGTTTTCAGGTCACGATGCAGGCTGGTTTAGCGGATCTTGAAGCTCACGAACTGACGCAGGATGTGAAGTGGACTTTTGAAACAGAACAAATCAAGTTGTCGGGTCTACCGGGTACGCCAAATCAATTAGATGATAGTTCTGCGCCTTTAGATTTACAGGTTGAAAGTCGTCTTACTAGCAATATTCCTCTCGATCTCGATATTGCTGGCGATCGCCTCCTATTCGTAAACGATGACGATGAAAGTCAGGTTGTTGCTTCAACGCTAAATTTGGAAACGAGTGATGAAGTGACCCAAGGGCAATTTCAGCCGGATCAGGAGCAATGGCATTATCTAGTCAAACCGAAAAAATCGTTAAATAAAGCCTCCCACTATCGGTTTGAAGCGCAACCAGGTTTACGGCCGCTACAGGGAAATTTGCCGCTGGACAAGGCGATCACGTCCCATTTCCAAACCTATGAACCTCTACGCTATGAACGGATGGAATTTTATGGGGAACCCGGTGCAGGAAAAGCATTCGGGCGATTTGAGCAGGGTAGTCCTTATCTCTATTTCAATAATGGTATTAACGCGGATTCGGCGATCGCCAATATTTCGATTAGTCCGAAACCAGTTAAAGACGATGATTTATTTCTGCGAGCTTACAATGGCAGCCATTCGGTAGAAATTAATCCTTGGGTGCTGGAGCCAGCCACAGAATATACAGTGGCCCTCGGCAAAAATTTAGAGGATGAGTTTGGACAAACCCTTGGCACTGCGAAGGAAATTAAATTCAATACAGGCAATGTAGCTGGGGATATTTGGGCGCAACAGAGCTTTCATATTTTTCCCGCTGGCACTGATTTAAGCCTTGATGTCGAAACGATTAATCTGCCTGACCAAAGTTTTGACATTGGCTATCGCACTGTGCAGCCTACCGATTTGGTTTATGCCGAAAATCCCTATCCTGCGGGCAATAGCACAGATCTCGCCCCTGCAAAATCCACTTGGAAAAGTCAGCCAGTGGAGCAAACAAAAAACACCCTTATCAAAACGCCAATTCCCATTCGCGAAAAATTAGGAAAAGATACTGGAATGCTGGCCTATGGGGTAAAAGCAAAAGCTAATCAATATCTCCAAGATGGGAAACAACAGTGGCGATCGCCGGAATTTTACGGCATGGTGCAACTCACTAATTTGGGCGTTTTTGCCCAGTGGTTCCCAGAATCAGGCATTGTACGGGTACATCATCTCGACACAGGAAAAGCCGTTGCCAATGCAGAAATTCAAATTTATCAATCGAAATTAGAGAGTAAAACACGCGGTAATCCCAGCGCTTGTGCCACAGGCAAAACAGACGCTGATGGGAATTTAATTCTTTCTGGCGGCGAATGGCAGCGATGTTTACGAGGTCAGGAATATGGGCCCAAATTATTGGTAGTGGCAAAGGAGAATACTGATTGGGCATTTGTCAGAACCCATGAATATAGCGGCGGTTATGGCTATGGCGTTTATGCAAGCTGGGATACAGGTGAAACCCAAAGTCGTGGCACAATTTTCAGCGATCGCCAACTCTACCAACCTGGCGAAAAAGCTTACTTTACAGGCGTTGCCTATTATCTCAAAAACGGTAAGCTGCGTCGCGATATCAACCAAAGTTACAAAGTGATTGTGAGCGATCCCGAAGGCAAAGAAACGACCCTCGACACCTACCAAACCAATAAATTTGGAACGTTTTCAGTGGAATGGGATGTCCCAGAAAATCAAGATTTAGGCAGTTATTATCTCCGCGCCGAAGCAAGCAATGGCAACAGCATTTATGGCAATTTCCGAGTGGCGGAGTTTCGTCCCCCGAATTTCAAAGTAGATCTCGGGCTTAGTAAAAAGTTTGTCCAGATGGGTGATCGCCTCACTGCGAAAACCACGGGGACTTATCTGTTTGGTGCGCCGGTGAGCAATAGCAAGGTGAATTACTTTGTAACGCGGATGCGGGGCTTTTATCGACCAGATGCGTGGGATGAATTTACCTTTGGGCGGCAATGGCATTGGTCAGAATCAGAGCCATCTATCGGCAGTGACGTGTTGCAAACAGAGAAAAAATTAGATGATGCAGGCCAAGGCTCTCAAGAAATTCAAGTCGATAATGATTTGCCCTATCCCGTCACCTATCGCGTCGAAGCCTCCGTTACCGATGCTGCAAATCTGTCGGTATCCAATACTCAAGTTTTTACTGCTTTACCCAGCGATCGCCTGATTGGTTTAAGCCATGATTTTGTCGCGGCAGCCGAAAAACCTTTTAATACTAGACTGCTAGTCACTGATCCTGAAGGGCAACCCATCTCTGGACAAACGGTCAAAGTTGAACTGCAAAAGGTCAATTACAGTCGCGTCACGCAAATTATTGAAGGCAGTCGCGTCAATCGTCCCCAGGTGGATTATGAAACAGTCGACACCGAAACCGTTAAGTCAACCCTCGAACCGATTACTTTCGATCTCACCTCGCCCGACAGTGGTTCCTACCGCATCCATGCACTAATCAAAGGTCAGGAGGAAGCTGCGGCAACAGATAGTTTTATTTGGGTGAGTGGCGGCGATTGGTTTAGTTGGGGCGATCGCTTCGACAATAACCGTATTGAGGTGACCCTCGATAAAAAGAATTACGGCATTGGCGACACTGCAACGGCTTTAATTCAGTCTCCTTATCAAAAAGCCGAATTATATTTTTCTGTGATTCGCCACGGTGTAATTTATGAAACGAAGCAAACCGTCTCCGGGGCAGCGCCGACGGTGAATTTTACAGTGACGTCCGATATGATGCCCAATGCAGCGGTGGAAGCGGTGTTGGTACGGCAAGGAGAATCCCTCGAAGAAGCACGCAAAAATGGTGTTGATAAGCTGATGAAAATTGGCTTTACGGATTTTAAAACTGACCTCAAAACGAAAGAGTTAACCGTTGACGTTAAGCCTCAACAGGAGAAAATCACACCTGGAGCAGAGCAAACATTACAGCTCGAACTCAAAGATCAGCAGGGTCAAGCTGTTGCGGGACAAGTGACAGTGATGGTGGTGAACGATGCCATTTTGCAACTCAATGGTTACCGTCCGCCAAATCTGCTCGACGAGGTTTATCGCTATCAACCGATTACCACTCGTTGGGCTGATAATCGTCCGAATGTCAGCATTGCCCCCCTCGATAAATCTGAGCAAAAAGGCTGGGGTTATGGCGGTGGTGCATCATCAGCTTTAGCCAATACACGCACTCGCACAGATTTTCGGGCGATCGCCTATTACAACGGTTCAGTGCTAACGAATGCTCAGGGTTTAGCCGAAGTGAAATTTACGCTGCCGGACGACCTGACCACATGGCGAGTTTTGGCGGTAGCGACTGATGAACAAACCCGTTTTGGTAATGCCGAAGCCGATTTCATTGCCACTCAACCACTTCTCACGAATCCTGTGTTGCCACAATTTGCGCGGGTGGGCGATCGCCTCGAAGGAGGTGTATTAGTCACGAATACAACGGGTAGCAAAGGTAAGGTGCAAATCCAAGCGGAAGTGAATGGTGCGATGGAATTTGCGAAGGGTCGCAAGCAACGTCAAACTCTCAAAGAAGATATCGGCAATAACTCTGAAGCCTTTAGAATTTCGGTCGTTGCCACGAAAGCTGGCACTGCCACTTTTAAATTCACCACCCAAAAAGGTCGAGATGCCGATGCTTTTGAAGTGCCCCTTGAAGTGAAGCAGCTTTCTGTCAGAGAACAGGCGATCACCACAGGAATTTTGACGGAAGACAAAGCGATCATCCCACTAAAGATTGACGGTGATATGGTGCGTGATCAAGGGGGATTAACCTTGACTTTGGCGAGTACCTTAATTCCTGAATTGACCGCACCCGCCCGCCAAACCTTTTATAACGATGATTTCCCATTCCTCGAACCTACCGCGAGCCGTCTTACCATCGCCGCAAATATTGCCATTTTGAAAGAACGTTATGGTCAAACTTTTGAAAACTTTGATATCAAAACGGAAGCAAAGCAAGCTCTGGAGGATTTAGCGCAGTTGCAATTGCCCAGCGGTGGATTTGCGTCTTTCCCTGGTGATGAAACACCAGATCCCTATGTCAATCCCTATGCTGCTGAGGCGATTGCCCTTGCCGAACAAGCGAAGCTCAGCGTACCAGCGGATATGGTCAATCGTTTGCAAACCTACCTCGACCAAACGTTGGCTAACCCAACCCAATTTAGCGTTTGCGAATCCACAAGTTGCAAAGACACTGTTCGTCTGGGGAACTTGGTTGCACTAGATCAGTTTAAAAACGTGCGGGGTGATTTTGCGTCAGACTTGTATGATGCTCGCGAGGAATTTGATACCGTCGGCAAAATTAAACTGGCTCGTCATTTAGCGAAACTCCCCGATTGGCAAACCCAAGCTCAGGCGATCGCCACCGATGTGGGTGAACTAATTTATCAAACTGGACGCACTGCCCAAATTAATTTGCCCCAACGCTGGTACTGGTATCACTCCAATACCACCGCCCAAGCCCAAGCCCTGCAACTCTTTGTCGAACTCAGCGAAACTCCAGAGACCGTCAGTCAAGTCTTACAAGGATTACTCGACCAACGGCGCGATGGCACATGGCAGACTAGCTATGATAATGCCCAAGCTCTGACGGCCCTAACCCGCTATAGCAATACTGAAAGCACCCCGCCAAACCTCGATAGCACGGTTAAACTTGACCGCAAAAAGCTGGCTGACTTTGAATTCTGGGGCTACACACAACCCAGTGCCACTCTCAATGTGCCGATGGAAGATCTCCCGAAGGGCGATCGCCAACTGATTATCAAGAAAGAAGGCGATGGCAAACTCCATTACCTGAGCGAATTTGAGTATCGGCTCACAGGAAACCAACCGGGCAAACTTAATGGTATGCGCATTACCCGCAATATCCGACTTGCCAATAAAACAGAAGTGATTCGTAAATATGGACTCTACGATCTCAAGGAACCTTTCACCGTGGGTGCTGGCGAAGTCTTCGATATTGGTCTCGAAATTATCACTGATCACCCTGTTGACCATGTGTTGATTAGTGATCCTCTACCCGCCGGATTTGAGGCTATTAATACCGATTTCCAAACTGCCACCACCTATTACCAACCTCAACAAGACAGTTGGCAACTTGATTATCAAAAAATCTACAAAGATAAAGTCATAGCTTATGGCGATCGCCTAGATGCTGGCGTTTATAACCTGCACTATCTTGTGAGAGCCGTGACACCTGGCAACTTCGACTATCCTGGCGCCGAAGTCTCCCTCCAGTACAACCCCGAAACTTTCGGACGTAGTACATCCTCCCAACTTCAAGTCAAATAA
- a CDS encoding bifunctional diguanylate cyclase/phosphodiesterase, with amino-acid sequence MENSSLPTQDNQQPTVLVIEDDDSIRELIVTLLLAEDYDVLEAENGELGLAVAIATPPALIVCDIMLPGIDGYGILNSLQSDPKTETIPFLFLTALGTKDNIRQGMNLGADDYLTKPFTTEELLDAIQARLRKHRLWRTHFRQKQQGNSKSINYTVTHDPITQLPNQLALRDDLNRLLKQWQQENLDHVTQDSDDAWVVPIFYLSVDRFERINELYGYHFGNTVLKNIVRYLVGTISETDYLACINYTDFVLISPPTRNAQPADLSAIVNQILQAFTQPITVESRKILINWHVGIVTMPQAEYNFDRYLNQAKEAMDIARNQGKQNYYIHRPEDKQRGKSSKLLLDTDLYEALHREQLVLYYQPKVDTNTGKILGAEALIRWQHPEFGLVPPVNFIPLAEKNGLISGIGQWVFEAACRQLQQWHEQDLPPIRLAINLSGRQFYQPNLAHNLAEILDCYHISANQIELEVTETILISDVELAIANLQSLKDQGFPIAIDDFGTGYSSLSYLQNFPFDILKIDRCFVRNIMRNVTNSTIVKHIIMMAKQLELTTVAEGVESAAEFEFLKAHHCNEIQGYLFSPPVDIATFNQMLRDDPNFLERLKLHTQ; translated from the coding sequence ATGGAGAACTCATCTTTGCCCACCCAAGACAATCAGCAGCCTACTGTTTTGGTCATAGAAGATGATGATTCTATTCGTGAACTGATTGTGACATTGTTATTGGCTGAGGATTATGACGTTCTTGAAGCTGAAAATGGTGAGCTTGGATTAGCTGTGGCGATCGCCACTCCCCCAGCCTTGATCGTGTGCGACATTATGTTGCCAGGGATCGATGGCTATGGCATCCTCAATAGTCTCCAATCTGATCCCAAAACTGAAACAATTCCCTTCCTTTTTCTGACTGCCCTTGGCACAAAAGACAATATTCGTCAGGGCATGAACCTCGGCGCAGATGATTACCTAACGAAACCCTTTACCACTGAAGAATTACTCGATGCGATCCAAGCTCGTCTCCGCAAACATCGGCTATGGCGCACCCATTTTCGACAAAAACAGCAGGGCAACAGCAAAAGTATTAACTATACGGTTACCCATGATCCGATTACCCAGCTTCCGAATCAGCTAGCCCTCCGTGATGATCTCAATCGCCTACTAAAACAGTGGCAGCAAGAAAATTTAGACCATGTGACTCAAGATTCTGACGATGCATGGGTTGTGCCAATCTTTTATTTAAGCGTTGATCGATTTGAACGTATTAATGAACTGTATGGCTATCATTTCGGCAATACAGTGTTGAAAAATATTGTGCGCTATTTAGTGGGAACCATCTCCGAAACGGATTATTTAGCCTGCATTAATTACACAGATTTTGTGCTCATTTCTCCGCCCACTCGTAATGCCCAGCCTGCGGATCTGAGCGCTATCGTGAACCAAATTCTACAGGCATTTACCCAGCCCATTACGGTAGAGTCGCGAAAAATTTTGATTAATTGGCATGTCGGTATAGTGACAATGCCCCAAGCAGAATATAACTTTGATCGCTATCTCAATCAGGCGAAGGAGGCGATGGATATTGCCCGAAATCAAGGTAAGCAGAATTACTATATCCACCGTCCAGAAGATAAACAGCGTGGCAAATCCTCAAAGCTCCTGCTGGATACAGATTTATATGAGGCACTCCACCGTGAGCAACTCGTTTTATACTATCAACCAAAAGTTGATACGAATACAGGGAAAATACTGGGTGCCGAAGCATTAATTCGTTGGCAACATCCAGAGTTTGGCCTAGTGCCACCCGTAAACTTTATTCCCCTCGCTGAAAAAAATGGTTTGATTAGTGGGATTGGTCAATGGGTTTTTGAAGCAGCTTGTCGCCAATTGCAACAATGGCATGAACAGGATCTACCGCCAATTCGTTTAGCGATTAATCTATCGGGACGGCAATTTTACCAACCAAATCTCGCGCATAATTTGGCCGAGATTTTAGACTGTTATCATATCTCTGCAAATCAAATCGAGCTGGAAGTCACTGAAACGATTTTGATCTCTGACGTCGAACTGGCGATCGCCAATCTCCAGTCCCTAAAAGACCAAGGCTTTCCCATTGCAATTGATGACTTTGGCACAGGCTATTCTTCCCTAAGCTATCTCCAAAATTTCCCCTTTGACATTCTTAAAATCGACCGTTGCTTTGTCCGAAATATCATGCGGAATGTGACCAACTCCACCATCGTTAAACACATTATTATGATGGCAAAACAGCTAGAGTTAACGACTGTTGCTGAGGGCGTTGAGAGCGCAGCCGAATTTGAATTCCTAAAAGCCCATCACTGTAATGAAATTCAAGGCTATTTATTTAGTCCGCCTGTCGATATCGCGACCTTTAATCAAATGCTGAGAGATGATCCAAACTTCCTTGAACGCTTAAAACTTCATACCCAATAA
- a CDS encoding antibiotic biosynthesis monooxygenase has product MSHIILINSFEFPADKENEAIRYWELAADYMRSQPGFISTRLHKSVSPGARFGLVNIAEWESAEHFANVVNSDEFKSLTEPEKELFPHYPGLYEVIRT; this is encoded by the coding sequence ATGAGCCACATTATACTGATCAATTCTTTTGAGTTTCCAGCAGACAAAGAAAACGAAGCGATTCGTTACTGGGAACTGGCGGCAGACTATATGCGATCACAGCCAGGTTTTATTTCCACGCGCCTACATAAATCTGTTTCTCCTGGGGCTCGCTTTGGACTCGTCAATATCGCAGAATGGGAGAGTGCTGAGCACTTTGCAAATGTCGTTAACAGCGACGAATTCAAATCGCTCACAGAACCAGAAAAAGAGCTTTTTCCTCATTACCCTGGGCTTTATGAAGTAATCCGGACGTGA
- a CDS encoding PAS domain-containing sensor histidine kinase, translating to MQYSQALIKALGDVIYERCLESGQVSWRGDFERILGYDPQEMGNDNKLWLERLYIEDKTRVLTEIASAYEQHRPYNVEYRFRHHDQSYIWIQDRGVPYHATGEDGCSIVKVVGVMRNISDRKQAELEMKNALSRERELNQLKTRFIDIASHEFRTPLTSILGFTELLDQYSHKFSRETQQKHLKRIRSAAERLQELVDDVLSVSRADAGNVSLELSPLDIEYLCRDIFHELNAAFVAKSELELCLDPIFLGDRPLRPVIDARIIRHILTNLLSNALKYSPSREIVKLEVHHTKRQIIFIVSDQGIGIPAADLPHLFEPFHRATNVGKIPGTGLGLHIVERYVELHNGAIMVTSSVDAGTTFRVTLPCIFVEDV from the coding sequence ATGCAATATAGTCAAGCCCTTATTAAAGCCCTTGGTGATGTTATTTACGAGCGTTGTCTTGAATCAGGACAAGTTAGTTGGCGCGGAGATTTTGAGAGAATCCTCGGCTATGATCCCCAAGAGATGGGCAACGATAATAAATTATGGTTAGAGCGTTTATATATTGAAGATAAAACTAGGGTTCTGACAGAGATTGCGAGTGCCTATGAACAGCATCGACCCTACAATGTTGAATACCGTTTTCGGCATCATGATCAGTCCTATATTTGGATTCAAGATCGAGGAGTTCCCTATCATGCGACTGGTGAGGATGGTTGCTCGATAGTGAAGGTTGTAGGTGTCATGCGTAATATTAGCGATCGCAAACAGGCAGAGCTAGAGATGAAAAATGCTTTGTCGCGAGAACGGGAATTAAATCAGCTAAAAACTCGATTTATTGATATTGCCTCTCACGAATTTCGTACACCCCTCACATCAATTTTGGGATTTACAGAGCTATTAGATCAGTATTCTCATAAGTTTAGTCGCGAGACTCAGCAGAAACATCTCAAGCGAATTCGTAGTGCGGCAGAGCGATTGCAAGAATTGGTGGATGATGTTCTATCGGTTAGCCGTGCGGATGCTGGAAATGTCAGTTTAGAGTTGTCGCCCCTCGATATTGAGTATTTGTGCCGTGATATTTTCCATGAGCTGAATGCAGCCTTTGTTGCCAAGTCAGAATTAGAACTTTGCCTTGACCCAATTTTTCTTGGCGATCGCCCCCTGCGTCCTGTAATTGACGCTCGCATTATTAGGCATATTTTGACGAATTTGTTGTCGAATGCACTGAAATATTCTCCTTCCCGAGAGATAGTCAAGTTAGAAGTTCACCACACGAAAAGACAAATTATTTTTATTGTCAGCGACCAGGGTATTGGTATTCCGGCTGCAGATCTACCTCATTTATTTGAGCCATTTCACCGAGCGACTAATGTTGGCAAAATTCCTGGTACAGGTTTGGGATTGCATATCGTAGAGCGATATGTGGAATTACATAATGGTGCGATCATGGTAACGAGCAGCGTGGATGCAGGTACGACTTTTCGGGTCACACTCCCATGTATTTTCGTTGAAGATGTTTAA